One stretch of Streptomyces peucetius DNA includes these proteins:
- a CDS encoding acyl-CoA dehydrogenase family protein has protein sequence MRPSEEHQELQSAVRSLLARHEGASAWRPLTRQIGVAGLAVPEEYGGAGCGAREVHVVMEELGRRLSPVPFLGSAVLTVRALLASGDAAACARLLPRLTSGSGTGALAWAERGSWDPAAIRARAVAGPAGRWLLTGVKEHVLDGAEAGVLLVAARTDAGISLFEAETDRARVRREATVTMDRTRAQARVVLDAARGRLVGRDGDAARVLARVLDVACTALAAEQAGAAAHCLGVTVAHVKDRVQFGRPIGSFQAVKHRLADAFVMVEAARSVALGAATALDGAAPGAGRLAAAAKSACSEAFSAVAGEMIQLHGGIGITWEHDAHRYFKRAHGSAQLFGSPAWHRDRLAAGLGLPAGSPRA, from the coding sequence ATGAGGCCGAGTGAGGAGCACCAGGAGCTGCAAAGCGCCGTACGGTCGCTGCTCGCGCGTCACGAAGGGGCGTCCGCCTGGCGGCCGTTGACCCGGCAGATCGGCGTCGCGGGGCTCGCGGTCCCGGAGGAGTACGGCGGAGCGGGCTGCGGTGCGCGGGAAGTCCACGTGGTGATGGAGGAGCTGGGACGACGGCTGAGCCCTGTCCCCTTTCTCGGCTCGGCGGTGCTCACCGTGCGGGCCCTGCTCGCCTCCGGGGACGCTGCTGCCTGCGCGCGGCTGCTGCCGCGCTTGACGTCGGGCAGTGGGACGGGAGCCCTGGCCTGGGCCGAACGGGGTTCCTGGGACCCGGCGGCGATCCGGGCCCGGGCCGTGGCCGGCCCGGCGGGGCGATGGCTTCTCACGGGTGTCAAGGAGCACGTCCTGGACGGCGCGGAGGCCGGCGTGCTGCTGGTGGCCGCGCGCACCGACGCCGGCATCTCGCTCTTCGAGGCGGAGACCGACCGCGCGCGGGTCCGCCGTGAGGCGACGGTCACGATGGACCGTACGCGGGCACAGGCCCGGGTGGTCCTCGACGCGGCCCGGGGCCGGCTCGTCGGCCGGGACGGCGACGCCGCCCGCGTGCTGGCGCGGGTCCTGGACGTGGCGTGCACGGCGCTCGCGGCGGAGCAGGCCGGCGCGGCCGCGCACTGCCTGGGGGTCACGGTCGCCCACGTCAAGGACCGTGTCCAGTTCGGCCGCCCCATAGGCTCCTTCCAGGCGGTCAAGCACCGCCTCGCCGACGCGTTCGTGATGGTGGAGGCGGCGCGCTCGGTGGCGCTGGGCGCGGCGACCGCCCTGGACGGGGCTGCACCCGGCGCGGGCCGCCTCGCGGCAGCCGCCAAGTCCGCCTGCTCGGAGGCGTTCTCGGCGGTCGCGGGCGAGATGATCCAGCTCCACGGCGGCATCGGCATCACCTGGGAGCACGACGCCCACCGCTACTTCAAACGCGCACACGGTTCGGCCCAGCTGTTCGGGTCGCCCGCGTGGCACCGCGACCGACTGGCCGCCGGTCTCGGTCTGCCCGCGGGGAGCCCGCGGGCCTGA
- a CDS encoding BNR repeat-containing protein yields the protein MRRRSLLGAALAGALATPAITSGTARAADPGPSLTLTGSTLLDRRAIFFVSYDGLVNNNAFQKNGLLTYKGHQYAVWYTADRNAVVGRRRLPSSKWETVKVGHTLRYNDSHNVISMGVSEVDGRLHLNMDSHSDGFTYVKSVAGLMDDPDGTSWTASRFGAPRSTLDGLALTSQFTYPQFISTPEGRLQLSYRAGVSGNGRNALAEYDGSSWTGLGEWSGSTGTYSSEHGSSTTRNMYLHGIDYDRNGRLHSFFTWREQNGAVMCNGGGITNHDTGYVYSDDRGRTWRNDAGTVVGRTGSSDRVFVTDAGLVVDPLGPDHSLMNQESQFTDSAGRPHAIISYVPGRFGQCTTDYVADRTANGRAFHVRQDASGGWRKTEIPVPLNSSQRTKLVLDTHDNAYAIFPFCRIAAASAASGYTDWTMLYDGAGLNAFGEVVIDETRIAQDNFLSIMYQEKSSGTTPSALRSLNFRLPA from the coding sequence ATGAGACGACGCAGCCTGCTGGGCGCCGCCCTCGCCGGTGCCCTGGCGACCCCCGCCATCACCTCCGGCACCGCCCGCGCCGCCGACCCCGGCCCCTCGCTCACGCTGACCGGCAGCACCCTGCTGGACAGACGGGCCATCTTCTTCGTGTCGTACGACGGCCTGGTCAACAACAACGCCTTCCAGAAGAACGGCCTGCTGACCTACAAGGGCCACCAGTACGCCGTCTGGTACACCGCCGACCGCAACGCCGTCGTCGGCCGCCGCAGACTCCCGTCGAGCAAGTGGGAGACCGTCAAGGTCGGTCACACCCTCCGGTACAACGACTCCCACAACGTCATCTCCATGGGCGTCTCCGAGGTCGACGGCCGGCTGCACCTCAACATGGACTCCCACAGCGACGGCTTCACCTACGTCAAGTCGGTGGCCGGCCTGATGGACGACCCGGACGGGACGAGCTGGACCGCGAGTCGCTTCGGCGCCCCGCGGTCCACCCTCGACGGCCTCGCGCTCACCTCGCAGTTCACCTACCCGCAGTTCATCTCGACGCCCGAGGGCAGGCTCCAGCTGAGCTACCGCGCCGGAGTCTCCGGCAACGGCCGCAACGCCCTGGCCGAGTACGACGGCTCGTCCTGGACCGGCCTCGGCGAGTGGAGCGGCTCCACCGGCACCTACAGCAGCGAGCACGGCTCCTCGACGACCCGCAACATGTACCTGCACGGCATCGACTACGACCGGAACGGCCGCCTGCACTCCTTCTTCACCTGGCGCGAGCAGAACGGCGCCGTGATGTGCAACGGCGGCGGCATCACCAACCACGACACCGGCTACGTCTACTCCGACGACCGCGGCCGCACCTGGCGCAACGACGCGGGCACAGTCGTCGGCAGGACGGGCAGCTCCGACCGGGTCTTTGTCACCGACGCCGGTCTCGTCGTGGACCCGCTGGGCCCGGACCACTCCCTGATGAACCAGGAGAGCCAGTTCACCGACTCGGCGGGACGCCCGCACGCGATCATCAGCTACGTCCCCGGCCGCTTCGGCCAGTGCACGACGGACTACGTCGCCGACCGCACCGCCAACGGCCGCGCCTTCCACGTGCGCCAGGACGCGTCCGGCGGCTGGCGGAAGACCGAGATCCCGGTCCCGCTGAACTCCAGCCAGCGCACCAAGCTGGTCCTGGACACGCACGACAACGCGTACGCGATCTTCCCGTTCTGCCGGATCGCCGCGGCATCCGCGGCCTCCGGGTACACCGACTGGACGATGCTGTACGACGGTGCCGGGCTGAACGCCTTCGGCGAGGTCGTGATCGACGAGACGCGGATCGCGCAGGACAACTTCCTGTCGATCATGTACCAGGAGAAGTCCAGCGGCACGACGCCCTCGGCGCTGCGCTCGCTCAACTTCCGTCTGCCTGCCTGA
- a CDS encoding L-rhamnose mutarotase, with the protein MQRVCFLLKVRADRLDEYRERHSAVWPEMLEALSATGWHNYSLFLREDGLLVGYLETEDFEAAVAGMEATDVNARWQADMAPFFESLDGARPDEAMKPLTEVFHLA; encoded by the coding sequence ATGCAGCGCGTGTGCTTCCTGCTGAAGGTCAGGGCGGACCGCCTCGACGAGTACCGTGAGCGGCACTCCGCCGTGTGGCCCGAGATGCTCGAAGCGCTCTCGGCCACCGGCTGGCACAACTACTCGCTCTTCCTGCGCGAGGACGGCCTGCTCGTCGGCTACCTGGAGACCGAGGACTTCGAGGCCGCCGTGGCCGGTATGGAAGCCACCGACGTCAACGCCCGCTGGCAGGCTGACATGGCGCCGTTCTTCGAGTCGCTGGACGGCGCCCGGCCCGACGAGGCCATGAAACCCCTCACCGAGGTGTTCCACCTCGCCTGA
- a CDS encoding LacI family DNA-binding transcriptional regulator translates to MSQSVGIKDVARAAKVSVGTVSNVINRPDTVAEETRARVLSAIDRLGYVRSESARQLRAGRSRIMGLLVLDMGNPFFVDVARGAERAARRAGLGVMVCNSAQSPDEEAEYLSLFAEQRVRGVLLTPADATGSTIEAFRRHSIPFVLVDRVAEGVTECSVSVDDVTGGALAVRHLVEAGHRSIAYVSGPPNLHQVRDRRTGALNALAEAGLGPDALRELPTERLDVSAGRDAGARVLGLADRPTAVFCANDLLALGVLQALYAAGVAVPDDLAIVGYDDIEFAAAAAVPLTSVRQPAVTMGTMAAELLLEETEAQGGGRAHEHRRVVLQPELVVRRSSLSSR, encoded by the coding sequence ATGTCCCAGTCGGTGGGTATCAAGGACGTCGCTCGCGCCGCCAAGGTCTCCGTGGGCACGGTGTCGAACGTCATCAACCGCCCGGACACGGTGGCCGAAGAGACCCGTGCCCGGGTGCTCTCGGCCATCGACCGGCTCGGTTACGTCCGCAGCGAGTCCGCACGCCAGTTGCGCGCCGGGCGCAGCAGGATCATGGGGCTGCTCGTCCTGGACATGGGCAACCCCTTCTTCGTCGACGTGGCCCGCGGGGCCGAGCGCGCCGCCCGCAGGGCCGGCCTGGGTGTGATGGTCTGCAACAGCGCCCAGAGCCCGGACGAGGAGGCCGAGTACCTGTCGCTCTTCGCCGAGCAGCGGGTACGGGGCGTCCTGCTGACACCGGCCGACGCCACCGGCAGCACCATCGAGGCCTTCCGGCGCCACAGCATCCCCTTCGTCCTCGTCGACCGTGTCGCCGAGGGCGTCACCGAGTGCTCGGTCTCCGTCGACGACGTGACGGGCGGCGCGCTCGCCGTACGGCATCTCGTCGAAGCAGGCCACCGCTCCATCGCCTACGTCAGCGGGCCGCCCAACCTCCACCAGGTCAGGGACCGGCGCACCGGCGCCCTGAACGCCCTCGCCGAGGCCGGGCTGGGTCCCGACGCCCTGCGCGAACTGCCGACCGAGCGGCTCGACGTCAGCGCGGGGCGGGACGCCGGCGCCCGTGTCCTCGGCCTCGCCGACCGGCCGACCGCCGTCTTCTGCGCCAACGACCTGCTCGCCCTCGGTGTCCTCCAGGCGCTGTACGCGGCCGGTGTCGCGGTCCCAGACGACCTCGCCATCGTGGGCTACGACGACATCGAGTTCGCGGCCGCCGCGGCCGTCCCACTCACCTCGGTGCGGCAGCCGGCCGTCACCATGGGCACGATGGCGGCGGAGCTGCTGCTGGAGGAGACCGAGGCACAGGGCGGCGGGCGCGCGCATGAGCACCGGCGGGTGGTGCTCCAGCCGGAGCTGGTGGTCCGGCGCTCCAGCCTCTCCTCCCGCTGA
- a CDS encoding acyl-CoA dehydrogenase family protein: protein MRFLLDAGQRDFARSLHAMLSAADTPAAVRAWAAGDSTPGRALWARLAGAGVFALAGPERHGGLGPLPVELAVAFTELGRHAVPGPLVETVAAAVLLDRVGDDAVTGDLAEGIASGRTVASLCLLSEARPFALDADAADAVLVVEGDTLRLAETTGPVQRSADPARRLARPGPGPVLSRGDQVRAAAGQAADVAALATAAQCLGLGRALLDATVSHARQRVQFGVPVGSFQAVKHRLADTLIGLEFARPLLYAAALALAAGEPGRGRMVSAAKVAAGEAACAAARTALQIHGAVGYTAEFDLSLWIRKARAVRDAWGTPASHRARVLDPRRAAADEAE from the coding sequence ATGCGGTTCCTCCTCGATGCCGGGCAACGGGACTTCGCCCGCTCCCTGCACGCCATGCTGTCGGCGGCGGACACACCGGCCGCCGTGCGGGCATGGGCGGCGGGCGACAGCACACCCGGCCGCGCCCTGTGGGCCCGGCTCGCCGGGGCGGGTGTCTTCGCCCTGGCCGGTCCCGAACGCCACGGAGGTCTCGGCCCCCTCCCGGTCGAACTCGCCGTGGCCTTCACGGAGCTGGGCCGCCACGCGGTGCCCGGCCCGCTGGTCGAAACGGTCGCCGCGGCGGTACTGCTGGACCGGGTCGGCGACGACGCAGTGACGGGCGACCTGGCTGAGGGGATCGCGTCCGGCAGGACGGTGGCCTCCCTGTGCCTGCTGTCCGAAGCCCGGCCCTTCGCCCTGGACGCCGACGCGGCCGACGCCGTCCTCGTCGTCGAGGGTGACACCCTGCGGCTCGCGGAGACCACCGGGCCCGTCCAGCGGTCCGCCGACCCGGCGCGCCGCCTCGCCCGCCCCGGACCCGGCCCGGTCCTCTCGCGCGGCGATCAGGTGCGTGCCGCGGCCGGCCAGGCGGCCGATGTCGCCGCGCTCGCCACGGCGGCCCAGTGCCTGGGCCTGGGCCGGGCACTGTTGGACGCGACCGTGAGCCATGCCCGGCAGCGGGTCCAGTTCGGCGTCCCCGTGGGCTCCTTCCAGGCGGTCAAGCACCGGCTGGCCGACACCCTGATCGGGCTCGAGTTCGCCCGGCCGCTGCTGTACGCCGCCGCGCTGGCCCTGGCCGCCGGCGAACCGGGCCGCGGGCGCATGGTCTCGGCGGCCAAGGTCGCCGCCGGGGAAGCGGCCTGTGCGGCCGCCCGTACGGCGCTGCAGATCCACGGAGCGGTCGGCTACACCGCCGAGTTCGACCTCTCGCTGTGGATCCGCAAGGCCCGCGCGGTCCGCGACGCCTGGGGCACCCCCGCCTCGCACCGCGCCCGCGTCCTGGACCCCAGGAGGGCGGCGGCGGATGAGGCCGAGTGA
- a CDS encoding acyl-CoA dehydrogenase family protein: MDLELTAAQAAFRDEARDWLTAHVPAASLPSLETAEGFAAHREWERTLARGRWSAVAWPERYGGRGLTVMEWLIFEEEYYAAGAPGRVAQNGVGLLAPTLMEHGSEAQRARILPDMASGEVIWAQAWSEPESGSDLASLRSTATRTDGGWLLDGQKTWSSRAAFADRAFGLFRSTPGTDRPHQGLTYLMFGLDAPGVTVRPIGRLDGKPAFAELFLDGVFVPDEDVIGEPGDGWRVAMSTAGNERGLTLRSPGRFTAAAGRLTTLWRERGDANDTAMRDRVVDAVIGAEAYRLFALAAASRSAEGGSTGAESSLNKVFWSELDIALHETALDLLGPYGELCDEAGEAPDHGRWAEGHVFSLAGPLYAGTNEIQRDIIAERLLGLPKGRR; this comes from the coding sequence ATGGACCTCGAACTCACGGCCGCGCAGGCCGCGTTCCGCGACGAGGCCCGCGACTGGCTCACCGCCCACGTCCCCGCCGCTTCCCTGCCCTCCCTGGAGACCGCCGAGGGTTTCGCGGCCCACCGGGAATGGGAACGGACGCTGGCCCGGGGCCGCTGGTCGGCCGTCGCCTGGCCGGAGCGGTACGGCGGCCGGGGACTGACCGTCATGGAGTGGCTGATCTTCGAGGAGGAGTACTACGCGGCCGGAGCCCCGGGCCGGGTCGCCCAGAACGGTGTCGGTCTGCTCGCCCCCACCCTCATGGAGCACGGGAGCGAGGCCCAACGGGCTCGGATCCTGCCGGACATGGCGAGCGGTGAGGTGATCTGGGCCCAGGCCTGGTCGGAACCGGAGTCCGGCTCCGACCTCGCCTCCCTGCGCTCCACCGCCACCCGCACCGACGGGGGCTGGCTGCTCGACGGGCAGAAGACCTGGTCGTCACGGGCCGCGTTCGCCGACCGCGCCTTCGGACTGTTCCGCAGCACCCCGGGCACGGACCGGCCGCACCAGGGCCTGACGTATCTGATGTTCGGGCTCGACGCCCCCGGTGTCACGGTCCGCCCGATCGGCCGGCTCGACGGGAAGCCCGCCTTCGCCGAACTCTTCCTCGACGGCGTCTTCGTGCCCGACGAGGACGTCATCGGGGAACCGGGCGACGGCTGGCGCGTGGCCATGAGCACCGCCGGCAACGAACGCGGCCTGACCCTGCGCAGCCCCGGGCGCTTCACGGCCGCCGCCGGCCGGCTGACGACGCTGTGGCGGGAGCGGGGCGACGCGAACGACACGGCGATGCGCGACCGGGTGGTCGACGCCGTCATCGGCGCCGAGGCGTACCGGCTCTTCGCCCTCGCCGCCGCCTCGCGCAGCGCCGAGGGCGGCTCGACCGGGGCGGAGTCCAGCCTCAACAAGGTCTTCTGGTCCGAGCTGGACATCGCGCTGCACGAGACCGCGCTCGATCTGCTCGGCCCGTACGGGGAGCTCTGCGACGAGGCCGGGGAGGCTCCCGATCACGGCAGGTGGGCCGAGGGGCACGTCTTCTCCCTCGCGGGCCCCCTCTACGCGGGCACCAACGAGATCCAGCGCGACATCATCGCGGAGCGGCTGCTCGGCCTGCCGAAGGGGCGTCGCTGA